TGGGAAAATTCAATATCAAAGAACATTTCGAAGCATTTTGCAAGGAGATAGGGATGAACAGCCATAGCGCTGGGGTTAAAAGTTTGGTTTTCAAAGGCGAAGACCCTGTATTGCCGGATAAACTAAGGCTTGGAGCGATCTATGCTATACCGGCCGCTGCCCAAGCGACTCAAATTGCGGATATTTGGCATATTAGAACCGGAAGGTCGCAAGATATAGAAGTTGACTTGGCTCAGGGAGCTCCTATGATTTCGGATATTCCTTTCACGACGCTCAATGGACGTCCGTATTTTAACCAGTTTGTAACCACTCCCAACGGATACAATTGCCCATTTTTTTACAAATTTTATCCCACAAAAGACAAGCGCTTGTTTGTGCCGGTGGGCTTTTATCCGCACATGGAGCGCGCATGGTCAGAATTTCTGAATTGTCCCGCCACAGATGAAGCCGTGAAAAATGCCATCAAAGAATGGAATGCGGAAGAACTTCAAGAAGCCTGCAATGCGATAGGGCTTGTAGGCAGTTATGTCAGGACAAAAGATGAATGGTACAATACTAAATTAGGGAAAGAGCTGCAACAAGTGCCCGTTGTTAAAATCACCAAAATAGCGGATGGAGTGCCTATTCCATGGACGGAACATCCATCTCGCCCATTGTCAGGAATTAGAGTATTGGGAGATACCCACGAGATAATGGCGCCAATCATCACGCACACATTAGCGAATCAAGGGGCCGATGGCCTGCAAGTGTCAGACCCCAACGAGTATTGGCATGAATTCGTGTACATGAACTGTTTGCCCGGAGTGAGGCAAGCGTATATTGATCTGGAAGATGATCAAGACAAACAAACATTTCATAACTTGGCTATGCATGCCGATGTATTTGTGGAAAATTTTAGAACTCAAGGAAAAATAGCTCAGCAAAATTTTGTGGAGAATAAACTAGTGCCCGGACATCGAGGCTTGATTTACGTGAAAGCGCATGGTTATTCGTATGATGGCATGACTTGGAATGATCGAGGTTGCTTTGATCCATTGGCTATTCCTTGCACTGGAGTAGCCGCTTTGGAGGGTACGCTTGAGCAACCTAAATATTCGTTTGGGAATCTACTGAACGATGGCATATCCGGTCTTTGCGCAGTTCCTGGGATACTTGAAGCGTTAAAGCGAAGAGCCACAGAGGGAGGATCCTACAAAGTTGAAGTTTCGCTTTGCAAGACATCCATGTGGTGCATGGATTTGGGCGCGTTTGAAAAAACTCCTGATGTGTCTATGCCTCACCCAAGAATGTTGGAAATCAATGGAAATGTTGGAAAGATGATTCGACCTTCTTCCGCTATTTTTTATTCAGAAACGGAAGATCGTTGGTCGCATGGCATCAGTTATCGTGGGGCTGATAAAGCAGAGTGGAAGTGATAAACTTACAGATATGAAAGTTTATGGCTTTCTATTTTGATTGGGTTTGAAGGCTATTCGGAGGCTTAGTTATTATTGATATTTTTTCTTTTGTCCAATTCTTCTTCGAAATCTAGCCGACTTCTTTTACAAGACCTCCTTGCTTTATTGAAAATCGAAATTTCTTCACTCTCTCTTAAATATTGGATTACGAATGCTAATTCCTCTTCGGTTAATTCATTCGGACTTTTTAATCTTAAATCAATATTAAAGTCTGTGTCTGGATAGATTTCATTTTCTATTCCCTTAAATTTCTGCTTGTCTGTCGGTTTGATTTCCACTAATTCAAAATGATTGCTATCAAGAGAGTCAAATTCAACCAGCTTCAAATATTCCTGATCTATGCTTTGGTCTATCATGATCTTTCCTCCTCCAGCCCAATGTCGATCTTGGCCATTTTTTTTCACACCCGAAATCCAATATTCATCTTCTGATTCCAGATCATAGTGATTGCCTGATATACCTCCTGACTTTAGTTTTTTTAGTGATTTTCCGTTGAAATAGACAGTTTGCCCGGATTTGGAAAATTCTACTTTCCCAATCCAAGCAGGACCATTGCCGGAATAACCACTTTTAAGCTCAATATATTTTATTTCAGATTTCATATGTCTATGCTTTTCGTCTTGATAGGAGTTGGAAAAATTAGTTAGAATTACTCCTTGTAATTATAGTGTTTTTTACTTTTCTAGTAGTTCTTTAATTTCAAATGTTTCGTTCTTAAAAACGTTTAAGTAGTTGTCAAGATCAACAAAATCAACGGTTAAATCTTCAAAATTTGACGCAGCGCTCATAGAGCCGACTTGCTTACTGATTTCTTTAAATTTGAGAGTTCCAATTTTTGAGAATTTATTCGAAATTTTAATTAAATCTTCGTGCTCAATGCCTGTCATGCTCATGCCAATTTGATAGCTACCTGTTTTTTCAGCTTCTCTTTTCAAGATTTCGTCAATTCCTCCTTGTTTTTGTATTTCATTAAAATCCATAGAAAGGATTTTTGTCATATCCATACCAGAGCCAGAAGGAATTTTGGACCCTATTATTTTACTTTTTTCTATATCCTGAATTGTTGGCTTAATCGTATCTTCGAATATAATTTTACCAAATTTATAGCTGCATTCTCCGCGATATTGAGAAATGTCTAAAATTATAGTTGCGTAAAAATGATTATTGGCAAGCTGAAAGGTTAATACATCATTTACCTCAAAAATAAAGTGCTCGATTTTTTTGTACTTTTTTCTTTCACGAATCTTTGGGTTAGGCGAATTAATTTTGTCCCAAAGTTTGTCAAGTTCTTTTTGTCTAGCCTTTCCCTCAGTTTCATGACATTCTTCTGTCCAAACTTTTACACAAGCTTCTTTTTCGATAACATATTTAACCTCTTGAATTATATCTGGTGTTATGCCTCCAATTTCCCAAAATGCAAGTGCGTAGGCAGTAGTGTAAATTTCATAGTCAAAGTCATCATAATAGTCAGGCTGTGGAAATGGAATTTGAATTCTTATGGTTTCAATTGACGCTCCTTCATCATATAAATCCATTATTCCCCAATATGTATCATGGGCTGTGTCTCCATCAATTATTTCTACTCCATCTGTTGCCATGCTTTTATGTTTAAGATCTTATAGTTGGTTAATGTTAATCATTTTCTAGTCAATGTCAAATCATTAATCTTGGCTAGATTTCTGATTTGATTTAATAATCTTATTTGAAGGTAAAAATATATTTTATTTATTGAAATGAGTTTGTGAACTATTCTTGATAATATCATCAAATTTAGCCGATATTAATAAATAATGGGGATTTTTCATGGTTGTTAGGCTGTCTTTAAATTTAATTTTAATAATGTTAAATATTAATTTACACGCCTCAATGTCACTGTGAATAATGTCTGGAAAGATGCCGAATCAATAGGATGAAGAACCTTTTTATACCTTAAACTATCAGCCGAGTATCTAGTTGAAAAGATGCGGATTTGGAGAAAATGTGATGATATCAAATGCCTTTAGTTTTTAAGGAATCGGAAAATAAACCTTCTAAGGAAAATGCTTCAGGCAGTGAAGGCGTTTTAAGAACTCCATCCGCTATTGGTTTTTCCTGTCAACAAACACCTATTCAGGCATTGTTTACGAGCAAAGAGTATCTGGAAGATCAGGAATCCAAGAAGTCTCCTTATAAGTACAGAGTCAAGGATATCGCAAAACTTTTGGACAAGTATCATGAGGTTGCGGATGAGAGAGCCACGGACCTTTCGGAGCAAGACAGGATTAAGATGCGCTTGATCAAACTGCATTTTATAGAGCTTGCCGTATATGAATGGTCACGTGAGAATAAGATTCCTTATGAGGACAGATTTGTCTATCCCAATCTGCATATGCAACAAGAGGCGCTTAGGCAGGTTCAGTTGGAGCGGATAGAAATTATGAAAATCCTTCGCGCTAACAGGGAAATGATGCCTCCCTTTTATATTCTTTACAATCCATTGGCTTCATCAACTTTTGCGAGAAAAGAAGAAGAAAATGAAATGGCAGCTCATTTTGCCCCTGTATGGAAATACTTGGTGGATGGTGGAATAAGGTGCTCTGACGAAGCTGCGACTCCCAGAGATGTGTTGGAGACTGAGTTGATGGCAAATTTGTCAAGCATGCTGTTGACCGGAACTGGAAAATACCTTTTAGATAATCTTCACGCTGCGCAAAACGCTCGCGTTGACTTCAAGCGACAAAGACACCTCGATAGTTTTAAGAAGAACTTGTATTTGGTCAATAAAAAGATTTCCAGATACAGAGACAAAGATCCTGAGCCTCAAGTCACGGGAAAGTGGGTGAATACGGAGTTTATCTTTGAAATGCCGTTTGCTTGGGAGCTGGGAAGGTATATGTCTCCGGCCAAAAGGAGAAAACCAACTCAGTCTAGATATGATTCGCAATTGTGTTTTCATCCGCCAAGCCTGCAATTGGCTTTGATTATGCAGAAGTACCTGCAGATGATGTCTGGAGTTGTTGGATTTGAAGGCCAATGGAGAGATCAGCTTCGCAAAGGCGATCAATCTAAGGAACTGGCGGAAGAGTATTGCTTGCCTGATTTTGCGAAGATGGATAGATTGCCTATAGTGGACACGATGCAGTTTGACACACCTGAAAAGGATGACTGGATGCTCATTGAGCTGGAGCGGTCCTTATCAGCACCATTGGAACAATTTGACCTGACTTTGCCTCAGCCCTATGCCAAAGCGGGACAAAAACCGGGAGATTCTTTGGTCAAAGGGCTTCGCACATCCGTGATGAAATCCGAAGTCGCTAAAGTCTACCCAACGAATGCCAATGATGAATCGCTATTCATGCAGTCATTTGGCCATGCCAAGCCAAGGATCGTCAGAGATTTTGATTCTCCGGCGTTTGAGTGGTTGGGAAAAGATTCGGATTCTTTTTTCAGAGGAACGTTGGTAAAAGAGCCTCTTGATAAAATGGAGGGCAAAGTGCAGGTGAACTTGCCTTCGCATCAAGGAAACAGGTCTGCTGTATTTATATTGAGAGATGAATCGGGTAATGAATTGGTGGTTAAGTTTTTGAAAGAAGGCTCATTTTCCGAGGACGCAAGCAAAGAAGCATTTTCCGCCAATTTTCTGAAGGCTTTTGGCACTCCGTCCTTAAGGTCTCAAGCTTGTGTCATGCTCAGGCCTGATGATCCAAAATGGGAAAGATTGAATGGCCAATTGGAAACGAGTCCTAATGCGCAGAAATTTTCCTTAGAATTCAAAGCCTCATTTGCCAAGCGTCTGCCATATATTCTTATTATGGAAAAAGCAGGAGGGAAGCCTTTGAATCCTGTAAAACAACAATATGGAGAATCGCCTCGCTTTTTGCAGATAGCAGGAGAGTTGTCCTTCTTTGATCTATTGTTTGGAAATCATGACAGAGTAATCAGCGGGATATATGCTATGAATCTGCATCATGACCCGGAATTAAATCAGATGCATGTTGTTGACCATATACTTAATGTGCCCGGAATGGCTTACTGTATTCAAAGCGCTCAAGGGTACCGTGCGAATATGGGAAGAGAGACGGAAAACTTTGAAAACGATCCTGCTTTCAAAACAACTGTAATGGGCGATTTTGAAAGGGTATTGGCAGATATGTATCAAGCATTTATCTCTGGGGAAAACACAAGCTTATCCCAATGGGCAAGGTTTAAGTCTAATGAAAGCCCTATGGACAGAGTTCACTTTATGGATTGCAATAGTTTTGACATAGGGATTGTTACCTCAGCATTGAGTCTATTGAGAATGAATAAACAGATAGAAGTCTTGATACAACAACAGTTCACTGGCAAGGATGACAAAGTCCTTTTTTTCTTGGAGCTTTGCAGAGCGGTCAATCAAGTCACCAAGAATCATGAAGAACAATTAAAAGCGGAATTGCATAGCCGAAAATCTAAAGGAGCGAGTTAGTGGATATATTTACGCCAATCATAAATTATCAGATGCTTTTTGCTTTTCCAGTATTTTAACAATTCTGCCGTTTATGATTTCCGACAAGTTCCAATTGTATAGCTTAGGATCTGTTGTGCTGTAGAATTCAATAACTACCGCATCAAGGTCTTTGTGGTATTTGGCAAAA
The Aureibacter tunicatorum DNA segment above includes these coding regions:
- a CDS encoding CoA transferase; the encoded protein is MGKFNIKEHFEAFCKEIGMNSHSAGVKSLVFKGEDPVLPDKLRLGAIYAIPAAAQATQIADIWHIRTGRSQDIEVDLAQGAPMISDIPFTTLNGRPYFNQFVTTPNGYNCPFFYKFYPTKDKRLFVPVGFYPHMERAWSEFLNCPATDEAVKNAIKEWNAEELQEACNAIGLVGSYVRTKDEWYNTKLGKELQQVPVVKITKIADGVPIPWTEHPSRPLSGIRVLGDTHEIMAPIITHTLANQGADGLQVSDPNEYWHEFVYMNCLPGVRQAYIDLEDDQDKQTFHNLAMHADVFVENFRTQGKIAQQNFVENKLVPGHRGLIYVKAHGYSYDGMTWNDRGCFDPLAIPCTGVAALEGTLEQPKYSFGNLLNDGISGLCAVPGILEALKRRATEGGSYKVEVSLCKTSMWCMDLGAFEKTPDVSMPHPRMLEINGNVGKMIRPSSAIFYSETEDRWSHGISYRGADKAEWK